The Lepus europaeus isolate LE1 chromosome 21, mLepTim1.pri, whole genome shotgun sequence genome has a window encoding:
- the NHERF2 gene encoding Na(+)/H(+) exchange regulatory cofactor NHE-RF2 isoform X3 translates to MARSGNATPPAPVPGAPPRSPCRGLVQDVNGPPRELRPRLCHLRKGPQGYGFNLHSDKSRPGQYIRSVDPGSPAAHSGLCAQDRLVEVNGQNVEGLRHAEVVARIKAKEDEARLLVVDPETDEYFKRLRVTPTEEHVEGPLPSPITNGTSPAQLNGGSVRSSGSSLPGSDKDTEDASAWKRDPFQESGLHLSPTAAEAKEKARATRVNKRAPQMDWNRKREIFSNF, encoded by the exons ATGGCCCGCTCCGGCAATGCCACACCGCCCGCCCCTGTCCCGGGAGCCCCTCCACGGAGCCCCTGTCGGGGGCTTGTGCAG GACGTCAACGGGCCCCCAAGGGAGCTGCGTCCTCGGCTCTGCCACCTGCGAAAGGGACCCCAGGGCTACGGGTTCAACCTGCACAGTGACAAGTCCCGGCCCGGCCAATACATCCGCTCCGTGGACcccggctctcctgccgcccacTCCGGGCTCTGCGCCCAGGATCGGCTCGTAGAG GTGAACGGGCAGAATGTGGAGGGGCTGCGCCACGCCGAGGTAGTGGCCAGGATCAAGGCCAAGGAGGACGAGGCCCGGCTGCTGGTGGTGGACCCTGAGACGGACGAGTACTTCAAGCGGCTGCGGGTCACGCCCACCGAGGAGCACGTGGAAG GTCCACTGCCATCACCAATCACCAATGGGACCAGCCCTGCCCAG CTCAATGGGGGTTCTGTACGCTCCTCTGGAAGCAGCCTGCCAGGCTCGGACAAGGACACCGAG GATGCCAGTGCCTGGAAGCGAGACCCCTTCCAGGAGAGCGGCCTGCACCTGAGCCCCACGGCGGCTGAGGCCAAGGAGAAGGCGCGAGCCACGCGGGTCAACAAGCGGGCACCGCAGATGGACTGGAACCGGAAGCGTGAGATCTTCAGCAACTTCTGA
- the NTHL1 gene encoding endonuclease III-like protein 1: MHALGARVVTRSRSRGPGPGPLDGGDGPAPARSGEAAAGGRSRSLGKRRQKARRLLVAYEASDGERGAGAEPLAAPGWEPENWRQQLANIRVMRGGRDAPVDQLGAEHCYDASAPPKVRRYQVLLSLMLSSQTKDQVTAGAMQRLRARGLTVDSVLQMDDDTLGRLIYPVGFWRSKVRYIKQTSAILQQRYGGDIPASVAELVALPGVGPKMAHLAMAVAWGTVSGIAVDTHVHRIANRLRWTKEVTKSPEQTRAALESWLPRELWSEINGLLVGFGQQTCLPVHPRCQSCLNQTLCPAARGRV; encoded by the exons ATGCACGCGCTGGGCGCCAGGGTGGTGACGCGCAGCCGGAGCcgggggcccgggccggggccgcTGGACGGCGGGGACGGGCCCGCGCCGGCCCGGAGCGGAGAAGCAGCGGCAG GAGGGAGAAGCCGCAGCCTTGGGAAGCGCCGGCAGAAGGCACGGAGACTGCTCGTGGCTTACGAGGCCTCGGACGGTGAGCGAGGTGCGGGGGCCGAGCCCCTGGCCGCGCCGGGCTGGGAGCCTGAGAACTGGCGGCAGCAGCTGGCCAACATCCGCGTCATGAGGGGCGGGAGGGATGCCCCTGTGGACCAGCTGGGGGCCGAGCACTGCTACGACGCCAGCGCCCCCCCAAAG GTGCGCAGGTACCAGGTGCTGCTGTCACTGATGCTCTCCAGCCAGACCAAAGACCAGGTCACGGCGGGCGCCATGCAGCGGCTGCGGGCCCGGGGCCTGACCGTGGACAGCGTCCTGCAGATGGACGATGACACGCTGGGCCGGCTCATCTACCCCGTGGGCTTCTGGAGG AGCAAGGTGAGGTACATCAAGCAGACCAGCGCCATCCTGCAGCAGCGCTACGGCGGGGACATCCCAGCTTCCGTGGCAGAACTGGTGGCACTGCCGGGCGTTGGGCCCAAGATGGCACACCTGGCCATGGCTGTTGCCTGGGGCACTGTGTCGGGCATCG CAGtggacacacacgtgcacagaaTCGCCAACCGCCTGCGGTGGACCAAAGAGGTGACCAAGTCCCCAGAGCAGACCCGTGCCGCCCTGGAGAGCTGGCTGCCCAG AGAGCTGTGGAGCGAGATCAACGGGCTGCTGGTGGGCTTCGGCCAGCAGACCTGCCTGCCCGTCCATCCCCGCTGCCAGTCCTGCCTCAACCAGACCCTGTGCCCGGCTGCCCGGGGCCGCGTGTGA
- the NHERF2 gene encoding Na(+)/H(+) exchange regulatory cofactor NHE-RF2 isoform X2, translating to MAAPEPLRPRLCRLVRGEQGYGFHLHGEKGRRGQFIRRVEPGSPAEAAALRAGDRLVEVNGVNVEGETHHQVVQRIKAVEGETRLLVVDKETDEELRRRQLTCTEDMAQRGLPPAHDPWEPKPDWARAGSLSSDAGRKDVNGPPRELRPRLCHLRKGPQGYGFNLHSDKSRPGQYIRSVDPGSPAAHSGLCAQDRLVEVNGQNVEGLRHAEVVARIKAKEDEARLLVVDPETDEYFKRLRVTPTEEHVEGPLPSPITNGTSPAQDASAWKRDPFQESGLHLSPTAAEAKEKARATRVNKRAPQMDWNRKREIFSNF from the exons ATGGCCGCGCCGGAGCCGTTGCGGCCGCGCCTGTGCCGCCTGGTGCGTGGCGAGCAGGGCTACGGCTTCCACCTGCATGGCGAGAAGGGCCGCCGTGGGCAGTTCATCCGGCGCGTGGAGCCCGGCTCCCCCGCCGAGGCGGCCGCGCTGCGCGCAGGGGACCGCCTGGTCGAGGTCAACGGCGTCAACGTGGAAGGCGAGACGCACCACCAG gtggTGCAGAGGATCAAGGCTGTGGAGGGGGAGACCCGGCTGCTGGTGGTGGACAAGGAGACGGACGAGGAGCTGCGCCGGCGACAGCTCACCTGCACCGAGGACATGGCCCAGCGAGGGCTCCCGCCCGCCCACGACCCCTGGGAGCCAAAGCCGGACTGGGCACGTGCAGGCAGCCTGAGCTCTGACGCTGGCCGGAAG GACGTCAACGGGCCCCCAAGGGAGCTGCGTCCTCGGCTCTGCCACCTGCGAAAGGGACCCCAGGGCTACGGGTTCAACCTGCACAGTGACAAGTCCCGGCCCGGCCAATACATCCGCTCCGTGGACcccggctctcctgccgcccacTCCGGGCTCTGCGCCCAGGATCGGCTCGTAGAG GTGAACGGGCAGAATGTGGAGGGGCTGCGCCACGCCGAGGTAGTGGCCAGGATCAAGGCCAAGGAGGACGAGGCCCGGCTGCTGGTGGTGGACCCTGAGACGGACGAGTACTTCAAGCGGCTGCGGGTCACGCCCACCGAGGAGCACGTGGAAG GTCCACTGCCATCACCAATCACCAATGGGACCAGCCCTGCCCAG GATGCCAGTGCCTGGAAGCGAGACCCCTTCCAGGAGAGCGGCCTGCACCTGAGCCCCACGGCGGCTGAGGCCAAGGAGAAGGCGCGAGCCACGCGGGTCAACAAGCGGGCACCGCAGATGGACTGGAACCGGAAGCGTGAGATCTTCAGCAACTTCTGA
- the NHERF2 gene encoding Na(+)/H(+) exchange regulatory cofactor NHE-RF2 isoform X1: MAAPEPLRPRLCRLVRGEQGYGFHLHGEKGRRGQFIRRVEPGSPAEAAALRAGDRLVEVNGVNVEGETHHQVVQRIKAVEGETRLLVVDKETDEELRRRQLTCTEDMAQRGLPPAHDPWEPKPDWARAGSLSSDAGRKDVNGPPRELRPRLCHLRKGPQGYGFNLHSDKSRPGQYIRSVDPGSPAAHSGLCAQDRLVEVNGQNVEGLRHAEVVARIKAKEDEARLLVVDPETDEYFKRLRVTPTEEHVEGPLPSPITNGTSPAQLNGGSVRSSGSSLPGSDKDTEDASAWKRDPFQESGLHLSPTAAEAKEKARATRVNKRAPQMDWNRKREIFSNF; encoded by the exons ATGGCCGCGCCGGAGCCGTTGCGGCCGCGCCTGTGCCGCCTGGTGCGTGGCGAGCAGGGCTACGGCTTCCACCTGCATGGCGAGAAGGGCCGCCGTGGGCAGTTCATCCGGCGCGTGGAGCCCGGCTCCCCCGCCGAGGCGGCCGCGCTGCGCGCAGGGGACCGCCTGGTCGAGGTCAACGGCGTCAACGTGGAAGGCGAGACGCACCACCAG gtggTGCAGAGGATCAAGGCTGTGGAGGGGGAGACCCGGCTGCTGGTGGTGGACAAGGAGACGGACGAGGAGCTGCGCCGGCGACAGCTCACCTGCACCGAGGACATGGCCCAGCGAGGGCTCCCGCCCGCCCACGACCCCTGGGAGCCAAAGCCGGACTGGGCACGTGCAGGCAGCCTGAGCTCTGACGCTGGCCGGAAG GACGTCAACGGGCCCCCAAGGGAGCTGCGTCCTCGGCTCTGCCACCTGCGAAAGGGACCCCAGGGCTACGGGTTCAACCTGCACAGTGACAAGTCCCGGCCCGGCCAATACATCCGCTCCGTGGACcccggctctcctgccgcccacTCCGGGCTCTGCGCCCAGGATCGGCTCGTAGAG GTGAACGGGCAGAATGTGGAGGGGCTGCGCCACGCCGAGGTAGTGGCCAGGATCAAGGCCAAGGAGGACGAGGCCCGGCTGCTGGTGGTGGACCCTGAGACGGACGAGTACTTCAAGCGGCTGCGGGTCACGCCCACCGAGGAGCACGTGGAAG GTCCACTGCCATCACCAATCACCAATGGGACCAGCCCTGCCCAG CTCAATGGGGGTTCTGTACGCTCCTCTGGAAGCAGCCTGCCAGGCTCGGACAAGGACACCGAG GATGCCAGTGCCTGGAAGCGAGACCCCTTCCAGGAGAGCGGCCTGCACCTGAGCCCCACGGCGGCTGAGGCCAAGGAGAAGGCGCGAGCCACGCGGGTCAACAAGCGGGCACCGCAGATGGACTGGAACCGGAAGCGTGAGATCTTCAGCAACTTCTGA